One genomic region from Quercus robur chromosome 4, dhQueRobu3.1, whole genome shotgun sequence encodes:
- the LOC126723661 gene encoding annexin D4, translating to MAHPDELETLTKAFSGHGIHEQALISILGKWQPEEKKSFRKGNPNLFIEDERNFERWDDQHVRLLKHEFMRFKNAVVLWTMHPWERDARLVKEALKKGPQSYGILIEISCTRSADELLGTRRAYHSLFDHSIEEDVAYHVNGSERKLFVALVSAYRYEGSKVKEGIAKSEAMTLSNAIKEADNRKPIEDDEVIRILSTRSKPHLQAIYKHYNEISGKNIDEELDIDLRLKETVQCLCSPQKYFIKVLDTALTKDTDKNIKKALTRVIVTRADTDMKEIKQEYNNQFGVPLSKKIEDTTNGNYKDFLLTLIARGG from the exons ATGGCTCACCCTGATGAGTTGGAAACTCTAACCAAGGCCTTCTCAG GACATGGAATCCACGAGCAGGCATTAATATCAATATTGGGAAAATGGCAGCCGGAGGAAAAGAAATCCTTCCGGAAAGGAAATCCCAACTTGTTCATAGAGGACGAACGTAACTTTGAGCGCTGGGATGATCAGCATGTTAGACTTCTCAAGCATGAATTCATGCGTTTTAAG AATGCTGTTGTACTTTGGACCATGCATCCATGGGAAAGGGATGCTCGTTTGGTGAAGGAGGCCTTGAAGAAAGGGCCACAATCTTATGGTATCCTCATAGAGATTTCATGCACCAGATCAGCTGACGAACTATTAGGAACAAGGAGAGCCTATCATTCCCTATTTGACCACTCCATTGAGGAAGATGTTGCTTACCACGTCAATGGCAGTGAACGCAAG CTCTTTGTTGCACTTGTAAGCGCCTATAGGTATGAGGGATCAAAGGTTAAGGAAGGTATAGCAAAATCTGAGGCTATGACACTTTCTAATGCCATAAAAGAAGCTGATAACAGGAAGCCCATCGAGGACGATGAGGTGATAAGGATACTATCAACAAGAAGCAAGCCCCATCTCCAAGCAATATATAAGCACTACAATGAGATTTCTGGCAAGAACATTGATGAG GAACTTGATATTGATTTGAGGCTAAAGGAAACAGTGCAATGTCTATGCAGTCCTCAAAAATATTTCATCAAG GTCTTGGACACAGCATTGACAAAGGATACTGATAAGAATATCAAAAAAGCACTTACTCGAGTAATTGTAACCAGAGCTGACACAGATATGAAGGAGATCAAACAAGAGTACAATAACCAATTTGGGGTTCCTCTGTCCAAGAAAATTGAAGATACAACCAATGGGAACTATAAGGATTTCTTGCTCACTTTAattgcaagaggtggctaa
- the LOC126723665 gene encoding annexin D3 encodes MGTLRVPVVVPSPDHDCERLKKAFDGWGTDEAAIIWVLGHRNASQRRIIKDRYQQLYNESLIDSLYSELSGDYRKAVILWTQDPPERDAKLAKDELKTKKEGIKHLQVIVEIACASSPHHLMAVRQSYCSLFDCSLEEDIVSTVSPPLRKLLLGLVSSYRYDKELVDNMITKSEAATLHEAIKRKQLDHDQVVLILSTRNVFQLRATFDYYKLHYGKPIDEDIMSCGKGDLESLLKMVIWCIHFPEKHFAEVIRDSIMGLGTDEDSLTRAIVTRAEIDTMKIRGEYNMMYNDSLDNAVTGDTSGDYRNFLMTLLGAKI; translated from the exons atggGTACACTGAGAGTTCCAGTTGTTGTTCCTTCTCCAGACCATGACTGTGAGAGACTGAAGAAAGCCTTTGATG GATGGGGAACGGATGAGGCAGCGATAATATGGGTTTTAGGCCACAGAAATGCAAGCCAAAGGCGGATAATTAAGGACAGATATCAACAGCTTTACAATGAATCACTCATTGACAGTCTCTATTCTGAACTCTCTGGTGATTATAGA AAAGCAGTGATTTTGTGGACACAAGATCCTCCGGAAAGGGACGCCAAACTGGCAAAGGATGAATTAAAGACAAAGAAGGAAGGAATCAAACACCTACAAGTGATAGTTGAGATAGCATGTGCATCATCTCCTCACCATCTGATGGCAGTCAGGCAGTCTTACTGTTCTCTCTTTGATTGCTCACTTGAAGAGGATATTGTGTCTACTGTTTCTCCACCACTCAGAAAG CTTCTACTGGGTCTCGTGAGCTCATACAGGTATGACAAAGAATTGGTGGATAATATGATCACCAAATCAGAGGCAGCTACACTACATGAAGCCATCAAAAGAAAGCAATTAGATCATGATCAGGTTGTGTTAATACTCAGCACAAGGAATGTCTTTCAGCTCAGAGCTACTTTTGACTACTACAAGCTACACTATGGAAAACCCATTGACGAG GATATTATGAGTTGTGGGAAGGGAGACTTGGAGTCTCTTTTGAAAATGGTAATTTGGTGCATTCACTTTCCTGAGAAACATTTTGCAGAG GTAATTAGAGATTCCATTATGGGGTTAGGGACAGATGAAGATTCTCTAACAAGAGCAATTGTAACTCGAGCTGAAATTGATACAATGAAAATCAGAGGGGAGTATAACATGATGTACAATGACAGCCTTGACAATGCAGTTACTGGTGATACATCAGGAGACTACAGAAACTTCTTAATGACTTTGCTTGGAGCAAAAATATGA
- the LOC126723664 gene encoding uncharacterized protein LOC126723664 isoform X1 — protein sequence MKFTCLSRGGGFHFPACHMFNVCGFRILFDCPMDLSALSIFSPVPTGFDAEVDVKVSDFQDSSSSSSESVARKRQKIDKPLDVNDLIYAVPWYKTVNNLHLWNVSFIDIVLISSPMGMLGLPFLTRMKGFSAKIYVTEVTARLGQLMMEELVSMHMEFRQFYGPEGSSFPQWMSWEELELLPSALREVVLGKDGTELGAWVPLYSAADVTDCTQKVQTLRYAEETCYNGTLIIKAFSSGLEIGTCNWTINGPKRDVAFISNSIFLPAHAMKFDYRSLQSNDIVLYSDFSSLDAMENVEDDDGFSIPTTDSMSTLSTDNNNNWEESVESLLYTDDSLEEQEKLSYLCYCAIDSLKVGGSVLIPINRLGTLLQLLEQISASLESSTLKVPIYVISSIAEELLAYTNVIPEWLCKERQEKLFSGEPLFSHVELIKDKKLHVFPAVHSPQLLTNWQEPCIVFAPHWSLRLGPVVHFLRRWCGDPNSLLVLESRLDAELALLPFKPMAMKVLQCSFLSGIKLQKVQPLLKILQPKIVLLPEDLRQQTRFTNANSFSVIHYSENASIRIPSLKDSSELEIATDLALQFQWRNLKHENMNVTRLKGELSVYHGKQRLLSGSEQAKSSKIRPLLHWGSPDLEKLLNILSNIGINGSVEQCMGNGESEKACVVHVHEPKKALIEIGTSTVISAGDENLASKIFEAIDKVLEGI from the exons ATGAAGTTT ACATGTTTGAGCAGAGGTGGGGGTTTTCATTTCCcagcatgtcacatgttcaatGTATGTGGGTTTAGGATATTATTCGATTGCCCCATGGACCTTTCAGCTCTTTCAATCTTCTCTCCTGTTCCCACTGGCTTTGATGCTGAGGTGGATGTTAAAGTTTCTGACTTTCAAGATTCTAGTTCTTCAAGTTCAGAATCTGTTGCTAGAAAAAGGCAGAAAATCGACAAGCCCCTTGATGTAAATGATTTGATTTATGCAGTGCCTTGGTACAAAACTGTTAATAACTTGCACCTATGGAATGTGTCTTTTATTGATATTGTATTAATCTCAAGCCCAATGGGTATGCTAGGATTACCATTTCTTACTCGGATGAAGGGTTTTTCTGCTAAG ATATATGTAACTGAAGTAACAGCTAGACTTGGGCAGCTTATGATGGAGGAGCTTGTCTCAATGCATATGGAATTCAGGCAATTTTATGGGCCTGAGGGGTCTAGTTTCCCTCAATGGATGAGTTGGGAAGAGCTTGAATTGCTTCCATCTGCTCTAAGAGAAGTAGTTTTAGGCAAAGATGGGACAGAGCTAGGTGCTTGGGTGCCCTTGTACAG TGCAGCTGATGTGACAGATTGCACACAGAAGGTTCAGACACTTAGATATGCTGAAGAGACCTGCTACAATGGCACATTGATCATAAAAGCTTTCAGCTCTGGTTTAGAAATAGGCACTTGTAATTGGACTATAAATGGTCCAAAAAGAGATGTTGCTTTTATTTCAAACTCTATCTTTCTTCCTGCTCATGCAATGAAATTTGATTATCGTTCTCTTCAATCGAATGATATCGTATTATATTCAGATTTCTCATCCTTGGATGCCATGGAAAATGTTGAGGATGATGATGGTTTCTCTATTCCAACTACCGACAGTATGTCGACTCTCAG CAcggacaacaacaacaattggGAAGAGTCAGTTGAATCCTTACTTTATACAGATGATAGTTTGGAAGAACAGGAGAAACTGTCTTATCTCTGCTACTGTGCTATAGATTCTCTTAAAGTTGGTGGTTCTGTCCTCATTCCCATCAATCGACTTGGAACTCTTCTGCAGCTTCTGGAGCAGATATCAGCTTCACTAGAATCTTCAACTCTGAAG GTTCCTATATATGTTATTTCTTCTATAGCTGAAGAACTATTGGCATACACCAATGTCATTCCAGAATGGCTATGCAAAGAGCGGCAAGAAAAG TTGTTTTCTGGTGAGCCATTGTTTTCACATGTTGAGCTCATAAAAGACAAGAAGCTTCATGTATTTCCTGCTGTTCATTCGCCTCAATTGTT AACTAATTGGCAGGAACCTTGCATTGTATTTGCTCCTCACTGGAGTCTACGGCTTGGTCCAGTTGTTCATTTTCTTCGACGTTGGTGTGGGGATCCAAACTCTTTGCTTGTCCTAGAG AGTAGACTGGATGCTGAGTTGGCGCTCTTGCCTTTCAAGCCAATGGCAATGAAGGTTCTTCAGTGCTCATTTCTCTCTGGAATAAA GTTGCAAAAAGTTCAGCCTTTGCTTAAGATATTGCAGCCAAAAATTGTTCTG TTACCTGAGGATTTGAGGCAACAAACCAGATTTACAAATGCTAATTCATTCTCTGTCATTCACTATTCTGAAAATGCATCGATACGTATACCAAGCTTGAAGGACAGTTCAGAACTAGAAATTGCAACTGACTTGGCTCTCCAGTTCCAATGGAGAAATTTAAAGCATGAAAACATGAATGTCACAAGATTAAAAGGAGAGCTCTCGGTATATCATGGCAAGCAACGGTTACTCTCTGGAAGTGAGCAGGCAAAATCCTCCAAGATAAGGCCACTGCTACACTGGGGTTCACCTGATTTGGAAAAACTTctaaatatattatcaaatattGGCATTAATGGATCTGTAGAACAATGCATGGGCAATGGTGAATCAGAAAAAGCTTGTGTAGTACACGTCCATGAACCTAAAAAAGCTTTGATTGAAATAGGAACGAGTACTGTCATTAGTGCTGGTGATGAGAATTTAGCCTCTAAAATTTTTGAAGCTATAGATAAAGTTTTGGAAGGCATTTAA
- the LOC126723664 gene encoding uncharacterized protein LOC126723664 isoform X2 gives MKGFSAKIYVTEVTARLGQLMMEELVSMHMEFRQFYGPEGSSFPQWMSWEELELLPSALREVVLGKDGTELGAWVPLYSAADVTDCTQKVQTLRYAEETCYNGTLIIKAFSSGLEIGTCNWTINGPKRDVAFISNSIFLPAHAMKFDYRSLQSNDIVLYSDFSSLDAMENVEDDDGFSIPTTDSMSTLSTDNNNNWEESVESLLYTDDSLEEQEKLSYLCYCAIDSLKVGGSVLIPINRLGTLLQLLEQISASLESSTLKVPIYVISSIAEELLAYTNVIPEWLCKERQEKLFSGEPLFSHVELIKDKKLHVFPAVHSPQLLTNWQEPCIVFAPHWSLRLGPVVHFLRRWCGDPNSLLVLESRLDAELALLPFKPMAMKVLQCSFLSGIKLQKVQPLLKILQPKIVLLPEDLRQQTRFTNANSFSVIHYSENASIRIPSLKDSSELEIATDLALQFQWRNLKHENMNVTRLKGELSVYHGKQRLLSGSEQAKSSKIRPLLHWGSPDLEKLLNILSNIGINGSVEQCMGNGESEKACVVHVHEPKKALIEIGTSTVISAGDENLASKIFEAIDKVLEGI, from the exons ATGAAGGGTTTTTCTGCTAAG ATATATGTAACTGAAGTAACAGCTAGACTTGGGCAGCTTATGATGGAGGAGCTTGTCTCAATGCATATGGAATTCAGGCAATTTTATGGGCCTGAGGGGTCTAGTTTCCCTCAATGGATGAGTTGGGAAGAGCTTGAATTGCTTCCATCTGCTCTAAGAGAAGTAGTTTTAGGCAAAGATGGGACAGAGCTAGGTGCTTGGGTGCCCTTGTACAG TGCAGCTGATGTGACAGATTGCACACAGAAGGTTCAGACACTTAGATATGCTGAAGAGACCTGCTACAATGGCACATTGATCATAAAAGCTTTCAGCTCTGGTTTAGAAATAGGCACTTGTAATTGGACTATAAATGGTCCAAAAAGAGATGTTGCTTTTATTTCAAACTCTATCTTTCTTCCTGCTCATGCAATGAAATTTGATTATCGTTCTCTTCAATCGAATGATATCGTATTATATTCAGATTTCTCATCCTTGGATGCCATGGAAAATGTTGAGGATGATGATGGTTTCTCTATTCCAACTACCGACAGTATGTCGACTCTCAG CAcggacaacaacaacaattggGAAGAGTCAGTTGAATCCTTACTTTATACAGATGATAGTTTGGAAGAACAGGAGAAACTGTCTTATCTCTGCTACTGTGCTATAGATTCTCTTAAAGTTGGTGGTTCTGTCCTCATTCCCATCAATCGACTTGGAACTCTTCTGCAGCTTCTGGAGCAGATATCAGCTTCACTAGAATCTTCAACTCTGAAG GTTCCTATATATGTTATTTCTTCTATAGCTGAAGAACTATTGGCATACACCAATGTCATTCCAGAATGGCTATGCAAAGAGCGGCAAGAAAAG TTGTTTTCTGGTGAGCCATTGTTTTCACATGTTGAGCTCATAAAAGACAAGAAGCTTCATGTATTTCCTGCTGTTCATTCGCCTCAATTGTT AACTAATTGGCAGGAACCTTGCATTGTATTTGCTCCTCACTGGAGTCTACGGCTTGGTCCAGTTGTTCATTTTCTTCGACGTTGGTGTGGGGATCCAAACTCTTTGCTTGTCCTAGAG AGTAGACTGGATGCTGAGTTGGCGCTCTTGCCTTTCAAGCCAATGGCAATGAAGGTTCTTCAGTGCTCATTTCTCTCTGGAATAAA GTTGCAAAAAGTTCAGCCTTTGCTTAAGATATTGCAGCCAAAAATTGTTCTG TTACCTGAGGATTTGAGGCAACAAACCAGATTTACAAATGCTAATTCATTCTCTGTCATTCACTATTCTGAAAATGCATCGATACGTATACCAAGCTTGAAGGACAGTTCAGAACTAGAAATTGCAACTGACTTGGCTCTCCAGTTCCAATGGAGAAATTTAAAGCATGAAAACATGAATGTCACAAGATTAAAAGGAGAGCTCTCGGTATATCATGGCAAGCAACGGTTACTCTCTGGAAGTGAGCAGGCAAAATCCTCCAAGATAAGGCCACTGCTACACTGGGGTTCACCTGATTTGGAAAAACTTctaaatatattatcaaatattGGCATTAATGGATCTGTAGAACAATGCATGGGCAATGGTGAATCAGAAAAAGCTTGTGTAGTACACGTCCATGAACCTAAAAAAGCTTTGATTGAAATAGGAACGAGTACTGTCATTAGTGCTGGTGATGAGAATTTAGCCTCTAAAATTTTTGAAGCTATAGATAAAGTTTTGGAAGGCATTTAA
- the LOC126722560 gene encoding uncharacterized protein LOC126722560, whose protein sequence is MFDHSEPTTPSSTSTPTSEHAPSISLDSLSKTKSAVESLSSILSSFPSNLSFSISSSNPNPTFCLLHDPQVASQVSSLLREPNSGAGDNNLCRWLYDTFQSGDPNLQLVVLRFLPIIVGIYLSRVALRKPLAGFEAILLALYAHETTSRAGQPITMNVPNLSLPSVYHEAKAPINNNSTELNLAVISPSLEPHGTVRSTRRARIVGVALELYHSKIYHMPVGSKIDFCDFCVVWAGQDNNDDDRDLNKESESNGRKEGRIPLPWELLQPVLRILGHCLMGNTKNKELFDAAWAACNSLYARSMHDINPKALLATGSLLKLGKKAMEPSEDLDPTEIRKSNVLVI, encoded by the coding sequence atgttTGATCATTCAGAACCCACCACCCCATCCTCCACCTCGACACCGACCTCAGAACATGCACCCTCCATATCATTGGACTCCCTATCTAAAACCAAATCGGCCGTTGAATCTCTCTCCTCCATTCTCTCCTCCTTTCCATCCAATCTCTCCTTTTCTATCTCCTCCTCCAACCCTAATCCTACTTTCTGTCTTCTCCATGACCCCCAAGTTGCCTCCCAAGTATCCTCCCTCCTTCGTGAACCTAACTCTGGAGCCGGTGACAACAACCTCTGTCGTTGGCTTTATGACACTTTCCAATCCGGTGACCCTAACCTCCAACTCGTTGTCCTCCGCTTCCTCCCCATTATTGTAGGGATCTACCTCTCCCGTGTTGCACTCCGCAAACCCCTTGCCGGATTTGAGGCCATCCTTCTAGCCCTCTACGCCCATGAGACCACCTCGCGTGCTGGCCAACCCATAACCATGAACGTACCGAATTTGTCACTTCCCAGTGTTTACCATGAAGCCAAAGCACCCATTAACAACAACTCCACAGAGCTTAACCTAGCAGTCATATCTCCTAGTTTGGAGCCACATGGGACTGTAAGGTCTACGAGAAGAGCCAGAATAGTTGGGGTGGCCTTAGAACTATACCACAGCAAGATTTATCATATGCCAGTTGGGTCCAAGATTGATTTCTGTGACTTTTGTGTGGTTTGGGCTGGTCAAGACAATAATGATGATGACAGGGACTTGAACAAGGAGAGCGAGTCAAATGGTCGTAAAGAGGGAAGGATTCCATTGCCATGGGAGTTGCTACAACCTGTATTGAGAATTCTTGGTCACTGCCTTATGGGGAACACGAAAAACAAAGAACTGTTTGATGCGGCATGGGCGGCATGTAATAGTTTGTATGCAAGGTCTATGCATGATATCAATCCTAAGGCACTTTTGGCCACTGGGAGTTTGCTTAAGCTTGGCAAGAAGGCTATGGAGCCTTCGGAAGATTTAGATCCAACTGAAATACGAAAGTCTAATGTCCTCGTCATCTAA
- the LOC126723663 gene encoding CSC1-like protein At3g54510 isoform X1 has translation MNPHSLFASAAINIGLALVTLTLFSIFKKQPSFAPIFYARRLSNGQQIHFHDQTFSFRRFLPSVSWIPRAFRVTEDEILDSSGLDALVIIRLFKFGIKFFVVCSLVGLVVLLPVNYNGQDVPYQSYHSLDSFTISNITPGSNRLWVHFSCLWILSFYGLYLLYQEYDEILVKRIQQLQKIRHRPDLFTILVREIPICSEHKARGCSVDHFFSKHYPYSYHSYQMVYKEKDLEVLLSQAESIARKIEDLRERPTANKHKRETLLLDGSREDAVKISLHEDSLQVFCEKIRQLQHEIVIKQKELPVAFVIFKSRCGAALAAQSQQHSHPLLWITEMAPEPRDVSWRTLAIPYRILPLYKIGVVLAASLLTIFFAIPVTAVQGIAKYEKLKKWFPPVMAVELIPGLSSVVTGYLPSVILKGFIYIVPLAMFGMAKLPGCISKSKEEIKACNMVFYFLVGNVFFLSVLSGSLLDEIGESFSHPKNFPSHLASAVSAQADFFMTYILTDGLSGFSLEILLPGLLFWDVIKSHTVGRGTEKDPYLYSLPYFRIIPMVSLSVLIGTVYAVVAPLLLPFLIGYFCLGYLVFINQIQDVYAIVYETCGQYWPYIHHYILVAIVLMQITMIGLFGLKSMPAASISIIPLLLLTLMFNEYCKKRFLPTFHHYSIQNAVEHDELDAKSSQMEVNHEDVINAYCSPCLRPVNFLTSESSSTQPLVCSSSL, from the exons atgaaccccCATAGTCTGTTTGCTTCGGCAGCCATTAACATAGGCTTGGCCTTAGTGACTCTCACCCTCTTCTCCATCTTCAAGAAACAGCCCTCATTCGCTCCCATATTCTACGCTCGTCGCCTCTCCAATGGCCAACAGattcacttccatgatcaaaCCTTCTCTTTCCGTCGCTTCCTCCCTTCTGTCTCCTGGATTCCTCGCGCTTTTCGCGTCACTGAAGATGAAATTCTTGACTCCAGTGGCCTTGACGCTCTTGTCATCATCAGACTCTTCAAGTTCGG tatcaaattttttgttgtatgCTCTCTTGTGGGGTTGGTGGTACTTCTCCCAGTAAATTATAATGGCCAGGATGTACCATACCAGAGCTATCACTCCTTGGATTCTTTTACAATATCTAACATTACTCCTGGTTCTAACAG GCTTTGGgtgcatttttcatgcttgTGGATTTTATCTTTCTACGGCTTATACCTACTATATCAG gaatatgatgaaattttggttaaaaggattCAACAACTTCAGAAGATTAGGCATCGACCTGACCTGTTTACTATTCTTGTTCGGGAAATTCCCATTTGCTCAGAACACAAGGCTCGTGGGTGTTCTGTTGATCACTTCTTCTCTAAACATTATCCATACAGTTATCATTCTTATCAAATGgtatacaaagaaaaagatcTTGAAGTGTTGTTG AGCCAGGCAGAATCTATTGCAAGAAAGATAGAGGACTTGAGAGAGAGGCCCACAGCTAACAAACATAAGAGAGAAACTTTGCTCTTGGATGGATCTAGAGAAGATGCTGTGAAGATATCCTTGCACGAGGACAGCCTTCAAGTATTTTGTGAAAAGATACGCCAATTACAGCATGAAATTGTGATCAAGCAAAAG GAGCTACCTGTTGCCTTCGTTATATTCAAGTCTCGTTGTGGTGCTGCACTAGCCGCTCAATCTCAGCAGCACTCACATCCACTTCTATGGATCACGGAAATGGCTCCAGAACCAAGGGATGTATCATGGAGGACTTTGGCAATTCCATATAGAATACTTCCACTTTACAAAATTGGAGTTGTTCTTGCAGCATCACTTCTTACAATTTTCTTTGCCATCCCAGTCACTGCTGTTCAAGGAATTGCCAAATATGAGAAACTGAAGAAATGGTTTCCTCCAGTCATGGCTGTAGAATTAAT ACCAGGATTAAGCTCTGTCGTGACAGGGTATCTTCCTAGTGTCATTCTTAAAGGATTTATATACATTGTCCCCCTTGCAATGTTTGGGATGGCTAAATTACCTGGTTGTATCTCAAAGAGCAAGGAGGAGATTAAAGCTTGCAACATGGTCTTCTATTTTCTAGTGggaaatgttttctttttgagtGTGTTATCAGGATCATTACTTGATGAAATTGGAGAATCTTTTTCTCACCCAAAGAATTTTCCTAGTCATCTGGCTAGTGCTGTCTCTGCTCAA GCAGATTTCTTCATGACATACATCTTAACAGATGGGCTTTCAGGGTTTTCTTTGGAGATTCTTCTGCCTGGCTTACTCTTCTGGGATGTTATAAAGTCACACACAGTTGGCCGTGGGACGGAGAAAGATCCTTATCTTTATTCACTACCCTACTTTAGAATTATTCCTATGGTGTCCTTGTCAGTACTGATTGGTACAGTATACGCGGTTGTCGCACCATTGTTGCTTCCATTTCTTATTGGCTACTTCTGTCTTGGCTATCTTGTTTTTATCAACCAG ATTCAAGATGTATATGCAATTGTGTACGAGACATGTGGACAATACTGGCCATACATTCATCACTATATTCTTGTTGCAATTGTTCTCATGCAAATTACCATGATTGGTCTTTTTGGACTCAAGTCTATGCCAGCTGCTTCCATATCAATAATTCCACTGCTCTTGCTCACTTTGATGTTTAATGAGTACTGCAAGAAACGTTTTCTCCCCACATTCCATCATTACTCTATCCAG AATGCTGTTGAACATGATGAATTAGATGCGAAGAGCAGTCAAATGGAAGTTAACCATGAGGATGTGATTAATGCATATTGTTCACCTTGTTTGCGGCCTGTAAACTTCCTCACATCAGAATCGAGTTCAACACAACCATTGGTTTGCTCATCATCACTTTAA
- the LOC126723663 gene encoding CSC1-like protein At3g54510 isoform X2: MNPHSLFASAAINIGLALVTLTLFSIFKKQPSFAPIFYARRLSNGQQIHFHDQTFSFRRFLPSVSWIPRAFRVTEDEILDSSGLDALVIIRLFKFGIKFFVVCSLVGLVVLLPVNYNGQDVPYQSYHSLDSFTISNITPGSNRLWVHFSCLWILSFYGLYLLYQEYDEILVKRIQQLQKIRHRPDLFTILVREIPICSEHKARGCSVDHFFSKHYPYSYHSYQMVYKEKDLEVLLELPVAFVIFKSRCGAALAAQSQQHSHPLLWITEMAPEPRDVSWRTLAIPYRILPLYKIGVVLAASLLTIFFAIPVTAVQGIAKYEKLKKWFPPVMAVELIPGLSSVVTGYLPSVILKGFIYIVPLAMFGMAKLPGCISKSKEEIKACNMVFYFLVGNVFFLSVLSGSLLDEIGESFSHPKNFPSHLASAVSAQADFFMTYILTDGLSGFSLEILLPGLLFWDVIKSHTVGRGTEKDPYLYSLPYFRIIPMVSLSVLIGTVYAVVAPLLLPFLIGYFCLGYLVFINQIQDVYAIVYETCGQYWPYIHHYILVAIVLMQITMIGLFGLKSMPAASISIIPLLLLTLMFNEYCKKRFLPTFHHYSIQNAVEHDELDAKSSQMEVNHEDVINAYCSPCLRPVNFLTSESSSTQPLVCSSSL; encoded by the exons atgaaccccCATAGTCTGTTTGCTTCGGCAGCCATTAACATAGGCTTGGCCTTAGTGACTCTCACCCTCTTCTCCATCTTCAAGAAACAGCCCTCATTCGCTCCCATATTCTACGCTCGTCGCCTCTCCAATGGCCAACAGattcacttccatgatcaaaCCTTCTCTTTCCGTCGCTTCCTCCCTTCTGTCTCCTGGATTCCTCGCGCTTTTCGCGTCACTGAAGATGAAATTCTTGACTCCAGTGGCCTTGACGCTCTTGTCATCATCAGACTCTTCAAGTTCGG tatcaaattttttgttgtatgCTCTCTTGTGGGGTTGGTGGTACTTCTCCCAGTAAATTATAATGGCCAGGATGTACCATACCAGAGCTATCACTCCTTGGATTCTTTTACAATATCTAACATTACTCCTGGTTCTAACAG GCTTTGGgtgcatttttcatgcttgTGGATTTTATCTTTCTACGGCTTATACCTACTATATCAG gaatatgatgaaattttggttaaaaggattCAACAACTTCAGAAGATTAGGCATCGACCTGACCTGTTTACTATTCTTGTTCGGGAAATTCCCATTTGCTCAGAACACAAGGCTCGTGGGTGTTCTGTTGATCACTTCTTCTCTAAACATTATCCATACAGTTATCATTCTTATCAAATGgtatacaaagaaaaagatcTTGAAGTGTTGTTG GAGCTACCTGTTGCCTTCGTTATATTCAAGTCTCGTTGTGGTGCTGCACTAGCCGCTCAATCTCAGCAGCACTCACATCCACTTCTATGGATCACGGAAATGGCTCCAGAACCAAGGGATGTATCATGGAGGACTTTGGCAATTCCATATAGAATACTTCCACTTTACAAAATTGGAGTTGTTCTTGCAGCATCACTTCTTACAATTTTCTTTGCCATCCCAGTCACTGCTGTTCAAGGAATTGCCAAATATGAGAAACTGAAGAAATGGTTTCCTCCAGTCATGGCTGTAGAATTAAT ACCAGGATTAAGCTCTGTCGTGACAGGGTATCTTCCTAGTGTCATTCTTAAAGGATTTATATACATTGTCCCCCTTGCAATGTTTGGGATGGCTAAATTACCTGGTTGTATCTCAAAGAGCAAGGAGGAGATTAAAGCTTGCAACATGGTCTTCTATTTTCTAGTGggaaatgttttctttttgagtGTGTTATCAGGATCATTACTTGATGAAATTGGAGAATCTTTTTCTCACCCAAAGAATTTTCCTAGTCATCTGGCTAGTGCTGTCTCTGCTCAA GCAGATTTCTTCATGACATACATCTTAACAGATGGGCTTTCAGGGTTTTCTTTGGAGATTCTTCTGCCTGGCTTACTCTTCTGGGATGTTATAAAGTCACACACAGTTGGCCGTGGGACGGAGAAAGATCCTTATCTTTATTCACTACCCTACTTTAGAATTATTCCTATGGTGTCCTTGTCAGTACTGATTGGTACAGTATACGCGGTTGTCGCACCATTGTTGCTTCCATTTCTTATTGGCTACTTCTGTCTTGGCTATCTTGTTTTTATCAACCAG ATTCAAGATGTATATGCAATTGTGTACGAGACATGTGGACAATACTGGCCATACATTCATCACTATATTCTTGTTGCAATTGTTCTCATGCAAATTACCATGATTGGTCTTTTTGGACTCAAGTCTATGCCAGCTGCTTCCATATCAATAATTCCACTGCTCTTGCTCACTTTGATGTTTAATGAGTACTGCAAGAAACGTTTTCTCCCCACATTCCATCATTACTCTATCCAG AATGCTGTTGAACATGATGAATTAGATGCGAAGAGCAGTCAAATGGAAGTTAACCATGAGGATGTGATTAATGCATATTGTTCACCTTGTTTGCGGCCTGTAAACTTCCTCACATCAGAATCGAGTTCAACACAACCATTGGTTTGCTCATCATCACTTTAA